Within Acidimicrobiia bacterium, the genomic segment CGATATAGCTAGCTCCCTTGCCAGGGCGCTCTCTATGGATATCTCCTCGGTGTCTGTAAAGGCAACCACTACGGACGGGCTCGGCATTACCGGACGCGGAGAAGGTATAGCGGCGTTAGCCACGGCGGTTCTCCGTCCGTGTGATGCGAAATCTTTTGAGATTAGCGAGGCCGAATGAGGATCTACTCCACTCTCGCTCGGGAAAAAGTAGAGTTTCTCCCTCGAGAGGAGGGGAAGGTCGCTATGTATGTCTGCGGACCAACGGTGTACGACGCCCCCCACTTGGGCCACGCACGCTCCGCGCTCTCGTTCGACGTCATTCGCCGATATCTCGAGTACCGCGGCTATGACGTCTCGTTTGTGATGAACTACACCGACGTCGACGACAAGATAATCCAAAGGGCTTCCACGGAGGGAGTTACGGCCAAAGAAATCGCGAACCGCTACATCGAAGTGTGGAACGAATCGATGGCTGCCCTTGGGATAGAGCGGCCCACGATTGCTCCGAGGGCCACAGAACACATCGACGGCATGATCGAGATGATTTCGGAGCTGGTCAAGTCGGGTCACGCTTATGCCGTGGAAGGCGACGTGTACTTCTCTATCGAAACCTACCCGCGCTATGGAGAGCTTTCTGGAAAGAACATAGAGGAGCTGAGAGCCGGGGCCAGAGTCGAGCCCGGAGAGAATAAACGACACCCCCTCGACTTTGCTCTATGGAAAAGCTTCGAAGGAGATCCGTCTTGGGACAGTCCGTGGGGCAAAGGTAGGCCTGGCTGGCACATCGAGTGCTCCGTCATGTCGCTGCGGTTCCTAGGAGATGGATTCGACATCCACGGGGGTGGGCAGGATCTCGTTTTTCCCCATCACGAAAACGAGAGAGCCCAGGCCGAAGCCGCAGGACACACCTTCGCACGGGTCTGGATGCACGCCGGCCTTGTCAACCTAGGCGGCGAGAAGATGGCCAAATCCACGGGTAACTACGTTACTCTCGCGGAGGCTTTGACTAGGCACCGCCCTGAGGCCTTCAGAATGCTAACCCTCCGATCCCACTACCGAAGCCCACTAGATTTCGGGGCAGATCAGATCGAGCAGGCCGAGGCTGCCCTCGCTCGCATAGAAGACTTTTATTTCAGGGCCAGTAGCGCCACGACAAGCCATGAGAGCAAGTCCGAGACGCACGATGTCCCTCCTCGCATTCGAAGCCAGATCGACAGCTATCGCAAAGCGTTCACCTCAGCTATGGACGACGACTTCAATACTCCTGCAGCCTTGGCAGTAGTATTCGAAGTTATAAAGGCTGGAAACCACGACATCAACTCCGGATCAGGACATTCCGTCAAAGAAGCATACGCATCCCTCGTGAGCGAGCTTCTGTCATCGGTAGGACTCGATCTTGATCCGACATCGGCAAGAAGTACGAGTCATAGA encodes:
- a CDS encoding cysteine--tRNA ligase, translating into MRIYSTLAREKVEFLPREEGKVAMYVCGPTVYDAPHLGHARSALSFDVIRRYLEYRGYDVSFVMNYTDVDDKIIQRASTEGVTAKEIANRYIEVWNESMAALGIERPTIAPRATEHIDGMIEMISELVKSGHAYAVEGDVYFSIETYPRYGELSGKNIEELRAGARVEPGENKRHPLDFALWKSFEGDPSWDSPWGKGRPGWHIECSVMSLRFLGDGFDIHGGGQDLVFPHHENERAQAEAAGHTFARVWMHAGLVNLGGEKMAKSTGNYVTLAEALTRHRPEAFRMLTLRSHYRSPLDFGADQIEQAEAALARIEDFYFRASSATTSHESKSETHDVPPRIRSQIDSYRKAFTSAMDDDFNTPAALAVVFEVIKAGNHDINSGSGHSVKEAYASLVSELLSSVGLDLDPTSARSTSHRADISDRLVETVLELRESLRAARMFDLADKARARLEELGVSVEDTPSGPRWRWSRGD